Genomic DNA from Selenomonas sp. oral taxon 126:
TAGCAAGGGTTATGTGGAGGATTTGCCGACAAAAAGCGGGCAAAAAAGATGCGCTAAGATGGCGTGGCTGAATTTATCAGTGCTTCCTTAATTCACCCCGCCGCTGCATTCTCGATAATCGGCGCGGCACCCTCGGTGATGCACTCCTTCGTCACGGTGACGCGGCGCGGGGCGCTCTCGCGCGGAATGTCGAACATCACGTCGAGCATGACCTCCTCGATGATGCCCTTGAGGCTGCGTGCGCCCGTCTTGCGCTCGATCGCCTTCTTTGCGACGGCACGCAGGGCGTCCTCGGTGAAGACAAGCTCGACGCCGTCCATTGCGAGCAGCTTCTCGTACTGGCGCACGGGGGCGTTGATGGGTTCTGTGAGAATGCGCAGGAGCGCGTCCTCGTCGAGGGTCTCAAGCGTGCAGATGACAGGCAGGCGCCCGATGATTTCGGGGATGATGCCGTACTCCATCAGATCCTCAGGCGTCACCTGATGGATAAGGCGGTCGAACTCCTTCTCGATATCCTTGCCGCGCACCTCCGCGCCGAAGCCCATCGCGACGTTGCCCTTCCTGAGGCGCTTGGCGATCGTCTTCTCGATGCCGACGAACGCGCCACCGACGATGAAGAGGATGTTTTTCGTATCCACCTTGATGGTCGGCGCCTCGGGATGCTTGCGTTGCCCGCGCGCCGTGAACTCGACGACGCTGCCCTCGAGCATCTTGAGCAGTGCCTGCTGCACGCCCTCATGGCCGGGGTCGGCGGTGATGGAGTTGTTCGCACCCGACTTGCGTGCAATCTTGTCGAACTCGTCGAGGTAGATGATGCCGTGCTCCGCCTTCTCCACGTCCTTGTCCGCCGCATAGTAGAGATTGCGCACGGCGACCTCCACGTCCGCGCCGACGAAGCCCGCCT
This window encodes:
- a CDS encoding secretion protein HlyD, yielding MEEANRTHSKGYVEDLPTKSGQKRCAKMAWLNLSVLP
- the clpX gene encoding ATP-dependent Clp protease ATP-binding subunit ClpX encodes the protein MPKNPVKHQCSFCKRIIDVRDQYDMPIYDPNTGFAICRDCVREINRFLDEHDTSVASEERSSFRMQLDDVLDKTRPHLIKDYLDTYIIKQDRAKKILAVAVYNHYKRMKYGYENEGEDTEIEKSNVIMLGPSGCGKTALLSHLSKLLDVPFAVTDASSLTEAGFVGADVEVAVRNLYYAADKDVEKAEHGIIYLDEFDKIARKSGANNSITADPGHEGVQQALLKMLEGSVVEFTARGQRKHPEAPTIKVDTKNILFIVGGAFVGIEKTIAKRLRKGNVAMGFGAEVRGKDIEKEFDRLIHQVTPEDLMEYGIIPEIIGRLPVICTLETLDEDALLRILTEPINAPVRQYEKLLAMDGVELVFTEDALRAVAKKAIERKTGARSLKGIIEEVMLDVMFDIPRESAPRRVTVTKECITEGAAPIIENAAAG